The sequence CCGTTACGCAGCGCCGCTCGGGCAACCGTGTCGAGGACCTGGTACGACGGCCCGGCGCAGTTGACGAGTAGGTCACACCGGGCCGCGAAACGGTCAAGCGCGACCGGTTCGGCGAGGTCGACAGCGACCGGCTCGGCGAGAGTGCCACCCGCGCCCAGCGAGCGGACGAGTTTCTCAGCCCGGCTGGGGTCGCGTCCGGCCACGAGGAGTGAGGCGGCCGCGTTCTGGTGCAGGCGGCGCACGACCGCGCCACCAACGGCTCCGTAGCCGCCGAGAACGCCGATCGTCGTGGTGTGGCTCATCGTGAGGGCCTTTCCCTGGGCACTGGCAACCGGGCCAGATGATAACTATTGTCATTTTCGTTTATAGCGCGAGTGCCGGCGTCGCCGGCGAGGAGGATTCCGTGTACGACGTGATCGTGGTGGGCGGGGGGCCGGCCGGCCTCAACGCCGCCCTGGTGTCGGGCCGACAGCGGCGACGGGTGCTGGTGGTGGACAGTGGCAGCCCGCGCAACGCGCCGGCGTCCGAGATGCACATGTTCCTCAGCCGGGACGGCTTCTCCCCGGCCGAGCTGCGCAAGGTGGGTCGCGAGGAACTGTCGGCGTACCCGAGCGTGGAGCTGCGGATGGGCCAGGTCGACAGCGTCATGCGTACCGAACACGGGTTTACCGTGGCGCTGGCCGGCGGCGACACGCACCGGACCCGCAAGCTGGTCCTGGCAACGGGACAGGTTGACCTCACTGACACCGTCGACGGGCTTGCCGCCCGCTTCGGACGCGGTGTCTTCCACTGCCCCTTCTGCCACGGCTACGAGACCCAGGGCATGACCCTCGCGGTGCTCGGGCACGAACTGCCGCAGGTCATGCAGGCGTTGTACGTCGCCGACCGGTTCAGTGAAGACGTCATCGTCTGCACGAACGGGCATCCCGTCCCGGAATCGGCCGTGAGCCGGCTGGCCGCCGCCGGCATCCCCGTCCGGGAGGAGCCCGTCACCCGAATCGAGGGTGAGGAAGGTGACATGCGGCTGGTCTTCGCCGATGGCACGGTGCTCGACCGGCAGGCCATCTACCACCGGGCACCCACCCGCCAGCACTCCACCCTGGCCGAACAGCTCGGGTGCGAGCTGCTGCCGGACGGTTGTGTACGTGTTGACGAGTTCCAACGAACCTCCGTGCCGGGTGTGTACGCCGCCGGGGACACCGCCCGTCTGGCCGCGTTGCCCGACGCGTTGACGTTCGTCATCACGGGCGCGGCAGACGGCGCGCGCGCTGCGGTCTGGCTGGACCAGGAACTGTTCCGGGAGGATGCCGGACTGACCGGCTGAACGCGGACCTGTCGTTCGCGACGGCGCGGCGGGCTGGCCGAACAGCCGTGGCGGGGCGAGTCGCCCCGCCACGGCTCCGTTCACGATCCGTGGCCGCCACCATGCCCGGCGGCCTCGGCCGGTTCACGGACGGCGCTGGCGAGTCCCGCCACGGTGGGACGGTCAAGGAACCGACGCGGCGTCACCCTCCCGACCTTCTCCCGGGCCAGGGCACCGAGCATTCGTACCGCGAGCAGCGAGTCCCCGCCGAGCCCGAAGAAGTTCGCGGCCCGGTCGGGCACCCCGCAGCCAAGCATCGCTGCCCAGTGATCCGCGATTGTCCGTTCCAGACCGTCCCGCGGCGGGCCAGGCGCGTCAACCGTCCCACTCGGCGCGGTCGGCACCGACAGCCGGGCGAGTGAGGGTCCCTGCTCTGGCGCGTCCAGAGAGTTCGGCAGGTCGACCCGCGCGGACCAGCGGTCCGCGTCGACCAGAGACTCGATCATCGCCATGACCTCCTCGAACAATCGGTCCACGTCCGCGGCTTCGAAGAGCTCCTCTACCAGGGAGAACACGACGACCAGCTCGTCACGTAGCTCAAACAGCCGTACCTCGAGCGCCACCTGCGGCGTCCGCAGCTGCTGGTAGTGGCTGGACAGGTCGATAGAGCCCAACGGTCCAGCGGCACGGGGTACCTCACTACCGAGCGCCGCGTCGACACCCAACGTGCTCTGGAAGACCACCGGAGCCACCGGCCGTCGGGTGTCGCGACGCCGTCCGAGTTCACGGGATACCTCCACCCCGGTCACCAGGTTGTGCGCCATGGCCTCCCCGATGTCGCGCTGGGCACGGACCGCGAGGTCGGAGAAGGTCGCCGTCTCGGGCAGCTCCACCGGTACGAGCATGGTGGAGGAGAAGGCACCGACCAGCCGGGGCACGTCCGGGTGCAGCGGAAGGCGGTTCAGCTGGAGAGTGTTGAGCAGGAACCGGCGGTGTCCGCAGGCGCGGGCCAGGGCGGTGGAGAAGACGGCGAACATGGCCGCGGACGGCGTGACCCCGTGTCGACCACAGTGTTCCCGCAGGGCGGCCCACCGGTCTGCGTCCAGGACCGCCTGCCGTGCGCCCATCAGGGCCGGTCGGACGTCGGCCGGGTCGGCGACCAGCGGCAGAGCCGGGGGAAGCGGAAGGTCGTCGAGCCGATCCCACCACCAGTCACGGTCGGCCCGCCACGACTCGGTCTCAGACAGCCCGTTCAGGGTCACGGCGTAGTCGCCGAAGTCGACGTCCAGCGGTGTGAGCATCGCGTTCTGATCGGCGACCAGAGCGAACAGGTCGCGGTAGAAGACTCCCGACGACCAGCCGTCGACGATCATCAGGCTGGTCGAGGAGTGCAGCCGCGCCTTGGCTCCCGGAAGCAGGGTCAGCCGCATGTCCAGCCCGCACCCTTGGGTCGGGTCGGGGCCGTCGGTGCTCATCTCGTGGCGGATGGCGGCCAGCCGGCCGACGATCTCGTCCGTGCCAGCCGCGCTGAGGTCGGTCACCCGCAGCACCGGCATGGCGTCCGGATCGTCCAGGGGCAGGATTCGCTGCCGACCGTCCGGCAGGATCCGCGCACGCAGCACCGACTGGTGCTCGGCGAGCCGCTCCAGCGCGTCCTGCAACGCCTCAGCGATCTCGTCAACTTCGATGTCTTCCAGGCCGATGTCCACGTAGTGGTGGGCTGACCGGTAGGAAAGCTCCCAGCCGTCCTGCTGGCCGACGAAGTAGCCCTGTTGAAGCGGTAGGAGTGGGAACGGGGCTTCGGGGTCGTCCCGGTGCCTGAGGTCCAGTGGCAACGCGCGCACACCGCCCGTGGCGGTGCTGCGCTCCTGGATGAGAGCGGCCAACCGGGCCGCGCTGTGCTCGACACGAACGTCGACCAGGGCCAGGGCCACCCCGAGCCGTTGCCGGACCAACGCCGCCATCCGGACGGTCAGGACTGAGTCGCCGCCGAGGCTGAGGAAGCTGGCGTCGGCCGGTACAGCGGTCACGTCGACGTCCAGGACATCGGCCCAGACGCCACGGACGGCATCGACGAGGGTGGTGGGAAGGGTGGTGCCGGAGGGGTTGGTCAACGAGGTTCTCCCATCGGAACAGTGGTGGGGGCGGACATGACGCGGTCCACGGCATGGATCCGTTCAGGGCGGTCGCCCGGTGGCAGTCGGGCCGCGAGGGTCGCCTCGACGAGCACCGGATCCGGACGTGGGATACCGGATCGGACTCGACCGGCGATCACCCGCTGTCCCGCGTCAGCCAGCGGATGGTTGTCGCCGGGCAGAACCGGCAACGGATCAAAGCCGGCCGCGTCCAACTGATCGACCCACTCGGCCGCGCTGAGGAACACCCGGTCCTGTCCGGATCGCATGTCGGTGAACCAGCGCTGCTCCCCGGCGGAGGGAGACATGAGCAGGTACATGGAGGTGAGCGCCTGGTAGTGCTCGCGGCAGGATTCGACGAGCACCAGCAGCCCGTCCGGGGCCAGCAGTTCCCGCAGCGCGGCCAGGGCCCGACCGACGTGGCGGGCGTTGTGAAGGACGTTCGCCGCCAGGATGACGTCTCGGGATCCGGGTGTGATCTGCGGGCCGGTCGGCGGCAGGTTGATGTCGAAAAGGCCGAACCGCAGCCCCGGACGATCTCCGAGGAGTGTCCGTGCCGATGTGAGGAAGAAGCGCGACACGTCGGTGAACAGGTAGTCCAGCTCGGTGCCGGCCAGCGCGTCGAGGACCGGTCGGGTGGTCGCCCCGATCCCGGCGCCGACCTCCAGAATCCGCAGCGGGCCACCTGGGCTGCGGGTGCCGCCGGCGACTATCGCAGCCGCCGCGTGGTTGGCCCAACGGCTGGGTAGGTTGTCCCGATAGTTACCCTCGGCGGTGTCGGTGGAACCATCCGGGAACAGCAGCTCCTGCACCCCGGCCTCGTCCCGTAGCAGGGCCGGCAGCCGTTCGGCCGTGGCCACGAAGAACCGGGTCATCGACGGTGGGTAGCCAAACCCGCGACGCGCCTCGTCCAGCTTCCGCCGGGCGCGGGCGTACCCAACACGGTCCGGTGCGACGAGGTCGTGGTATCGGCCGGTGCCGGGGTCGTACCGGAGCCGCTCCTCGGCCACCAGGGTGGACAGCCATCGGCGCACGATCCAGGCGTGCCGCGGTGCGACCCGCAACACATCCAGCACCTGTCCGGTGTCATGCCCCGTGCCGTCGGGGAAGAGCCGCGCCCGGTGCAGCACCCGGGCCATCGCGAGCAGGGCGACCTCGTCCAACAGCCGGCTCAACTGAGAAAGCGAGGACAGGTCGGCGCCGGCGACGGCGGCGTCGCCGGCCGCCGATGCCGGGTCGACGAACGCCTGTTCCACGCCGGGATTCGTCAGTCCGGCGGGGTGGGACGTGGCGGGGGCAACCAGCAAGGTCGGCCGTTCAGGGCCGGGAACCCACTGCCATGCGCCCACCCCGGGCAGGTCCGTCAAGGCGTCGATCGGCGGGCCGTTCACCGCGTTCCCCTGTCGTCGGAGTCGTCGGCCACCACGATCCTGGGTGGCCGAGTGCCCGGCGCCTGTCGCCGCAGGTGGTCCCGCAGCACCTCGGGCAGCCGGCGACGTACGAAGCCGGCAAGTGGCTCGTGTGCCTCGGGTCCGATCTGCGACCCGCTGCCAACGAGGTCTTCGACGGTCAGGAGCCCACCGGCGGCGGGCGCAGCGACGGCCAGCAGCCGGGGATCCTCCGGGTCGAGCAGTACCGCGGCGTCCAGTTCGCGTACGGCGTGACGGAGGGCGTGGGGCGTAACCGCGGTCGGCACGTCGTTCAGCAGCGCATTGGGGATGCCGGAGACGACGATCGGCTCGTCGGCCGACGCCGCCCGAAGCGTCCCGGCCAGAGCTGCGCCAAGCTGCTCCGACCAGGGGATCGTCCGGACGGGTGCGGACACCTTCGACGAGCCGGCACCGACGTGCAGGACGAGGTCGTAGCGGTATCGGGTCAGCTCCGTGTCCTGTTCCATGGTGCGCGCGTGCAGGCTCACCCGTACCGGCCGATCCCCCGCCGCGAGTACCGCGGCGACAGCCCGAGGCGAGAACGACAGCTCCTCATCCGCCACGATCGCCGCTCGTACCCGGTTTCGGAGGTCAGTCCCGCCCAGGCCGGGGTCACGGGCCTGCTCCAGCCACGTGAAGTGCGCGGTCAGCAGGTCGCTGTGCCGGATGTCGCCGACGATCACGGTGCCCCCGTCGGCCACCACGGCCAGTGCCTGACGCAGCACCTCGGCCAGATAGCCGAGCCCGGGAAAGCACTGGGTGACGGAGTTCAACAGCACGCAGTCCGGGGCGACAGCCCGACCGAGGGCCCCGTCCATGGCCGCCCGTACCCGCGCGGTCCCGGTCTCGTGTGCGGCGGCCTGAACGAACGCGGTACGGGGCAGGTCGGCGTCTCCGAGTCGCTGCACTGCCGTCTGCGCCACGTCAGTGCCCACGTAGCCGTGCAGGTGCGGGTGCAGGCGGTGCGCGAGCAGACCGGTGCCGCAGCCGATCTCCAGGACGCGTCGAGGCCGTTGGGCGAGAACCAGACCGACGGTGCACGCCAGCCATTCCCGCATGTGTTCGATGGGCAGGGGCTGCCCGGTGTCCGAGGCACGCCAGCCGGACAGGTCCAGGTCGTCCGAGTGCCGCCCGACGGCCTCCTGGTACACCCAGTCGTACACCTCGGACCAGTGGTCGAGGTGTTCCCGCAGCAGCGGGCCGGGTTCGGGACCGGCGAGGGTGGCGGCGGGCTCGGGCCGTACCGTGATGGCACCGCCTGGTGTGAGGCGCGCCTCGGCGACCCACGGATGTGCAGCGACGAGGGCCACCATCGAATCGACGGTCACGTCAACGGGCACCGGATTCCTCCGTTCTGTTGTCGGTATGGGGCAGGGGACCATCGGTGCGGCCCTCGACGAGCCGCCGGTGGTGGACATGCAGGACCCGGTCGGCGCGGGCCGCGACGGTGGGGTCGTGGGTGATCGTCAGGATCGCCAGACCATCGGCCCGCAGCCGGTCGAGCAGGTCGAGCACCACGGCACCGGAGGCTCGATCGAGCGCCGAGGTTGGCTCGTCGAGCAGCAGCACCTCTGGCCGCGCGGCCAGGGCCCGGGCCAGCGCGACCCGTTGGCGTTGACCCCCGGAGAGAGCGTGCGGACGTCGGCGCGCGATCTCGGCCGAAAGCCCGACCGAGCCAAGCAGACGCAGCGCTTCCCTGGCCCGGTCGCGGCGGTCCAGGCCGTGCAGCACCGCCAGCGGACGGGCTACGGCGGCCCCGACGCGGTGCGCCGGATTGAGTTCCCCCGCCGGGTGCTGACCGACGAGTTGGACGGTGCGTCGCTGCTCGCGGTCACGCTGCCGCACGTCGGCCGACAGTGGATGCCCGCGCAGCAACAGTCGGCCGTGTTGGCCTGGACGGCGACCAACGATCGCGTACAGCAAACTCGACTTGCCGCTGCCGGATGGACCGAGAACCGCGGTCCACGAGCCGTGGGCCAGGTCCAGGTGCACGTCGTCTACCAACAGGGCGCCGTCCGGTCGGGTCACCCGCAGCCCTTGCACGGTGAGCAGAGGCATGGCGCGGTGTCCAGGTGCCGGGGGTGCGGCGGCCGGGCCAAGCGCCGGTGGCGACGTCACGGTGCAGGGCAACGTCAGGTCCACCACTCGGTCAGCGGCGGAGACGAGGAACGGGTCGTGGGTCACGAGCAGGGTGCCGCCGTCCTGCCGTGCCCGTACCGCCTCGACAATCATCCCCCGGGTCGCACCGTCCAGGGCCGAGGTCGGCTCGTCGAGCAGCAAAACGTCCGGCTCCGCGGCCAGGGCGCGGGCCAGGGCGACCCGTTGGGCCTGGCCGCCGGAGAGTTCGCCACCCCGCCGGTTGGCAAGTTCGGCTGGCAGACCGAGCAGGTCACAAACCTCGCGGACACGCCGTGCCCGGTCCCGTCGCGAACCGCTCAACTGCTCGCCCACCAGACGCGCGACCGACCAGAGCGGGTTCAGCGCGAGGATCGGATCCTGCCCCACGTACCCGCAGTGCACCCGCCGCCAGCGGCGAGCCGCCCGGCCCTCCGGGATCGGCCGGCCGCGCCAACGCACCGTCCCCTCGCGGCGCAGACCCGTCGGCAGGCTGCCCATGAGGGCGTGCAGCAGGCTGCTCTTACCTGCCCCGGAAGCCCCGACGACCGCAACCACCTCACCGGCACCGATCTGGAGGTCCGTGGCCGGCAGCACGAGCTGACCGTCGCCAACCCGACGCACCGACAGTCTCGTCACGACCAAGGGCTCCGCGTCGGCCGTAGCGGATTCCGTCGGGTGTTCGACGCGCTGTCTCACGCCATCCCTTCCGGCTCACGTGTGGCGATGCGTGCCATGGCGGCACAGAGCAACGCGCACAGCGCCAACGGCACGGCGGGTGCCAGCAGGGCGGCGGGATTAAGCGCCACGCCGGGCAGGTTCTCGCTGAGCATCAGCGCCCAGTCGGGATCCGGCGGCTGTGGACCGAACCCGAGGACCGCGAGTGTGGTGGCCAGTTGCAGCGCCGTGATCAGTCGCAGACCTGCGTCGGCCGCCACCAGACCGCGCAACGCGGGCAGGAGTTCCCGCACCAGAATGACCAGCCCGTGTTCCCCGCGTTCAACGGCGGCATGAAGGTAGCCACTGTCCCGGACGGTGGCACACTGCGCGGCCACGACCCGGGCGGTGAGCGGCGTGCCGCTGAGCACGGAGGCGACCACCACCGCCGTGGCTCCCGGTAGCGCCACCGCCAGTACCAGGGCGAGGATCAGGGCGGGCACCGCCAGCAACAGATCGCCGAGCCACTGCACCGCCCGTCCCGCCCTGATCGGCCACCAGCCCGCTACCAGCCCGAGCGCCACTCCGATCAGGAGGGCCGTCGCCGCGGCGATGAGGGCGACCCCGATCAGGTTCGCACCGCCGGCAAGCACCCGGGACAGCACATCGCGGCCCAACGCGTCGGCACCTAGCGGCAGCCCTGTCGTCGGCGTGGACCAGGGCACGGCCACCGGCTGTTCCGGGTCGTTCGGAGCGAGGTACCGGCCCAGCAGGGCCAACGTGAACACGACCAGCGCCGCGACCGGCGCGGCAGCGCTCCAGCGGATCTGCGTCACGACGTACGCTCCGCCGGCTGAGCCGGCCGCCCGGCGGTGGGACGGCCGGTTCGGTGCACCGCCACGGCTGCGAGATCGGCGAGCAGCATCCCGAGCAGCACGGTCACGACGGGAACCAGGGCGGCGCCCTGTACCACCGGTACATCCCGCACCGCCACCGCCGACACGAGCAGCCCGCCGAGGCCGGGATACCCGTAGACCGTCTCCACCAGGGCGGTTCCGGCGGCGAGCCAGCCGGCGGTCAACGCGAGGACCTGCAACGCCGGCACAACCAGGAACGGCAGAACGTGCCGGGGCAGCACCAGTACCGACGGCAGGCCGCGGCGGTATGCGTCGATGACATGCGGCCGGCGCAGGGTATCGGTCAGCACGCCGCGCAACAGTGTGCAGGCGTACGCGGCCGATGGCAGCGCCAGGGTCAGCGCCGGCAGGACGAGTGTCTGCGGATCCTGCCACGGGCTGCCGCCCGGTGGCAGCAGGGAGACGGCCGGAAGCCACCCCAACGTCGCGGACAGCAGGGCGCCCAGCGCCGCCGCGTAGACGGCCTGGGGTACCGCGGCGAGACCGGCGGCGAGCATTCCGCCCCGGCCCCGACGCAGCTGCGTGACGATGAGGCCGGCCGCGGTGAGCAGCATTGTTGTTCCGAGCGCGACGGCCACCAGGCTGGCGGTCGCGGGTAGACGTTGGCCGAGCAGGTCGCTCACCGGACGGCCGCTACTCAGCGACGTGCCCAGGTCTCCCTGGAGCAGCCCGCCCAGCCACCGCAGGTACCGCATCACCACCGGTTGGTCCAGGCCGAGCTGTCCGCGCGCCTGCGCGACCTGCTCTGGCGAGGCCCGGCCAGCTTCCCGAATGGACGCCGCGTCACCCGGCAACGCCTCGGTAGCGGCAAAGACCACCACGGTGGCCGCCAGTACCAGCAGCACTGTCCGGGTGAGGCGGCGTGCGGTCACCTCGTCTTCCAGGCGCGTTCGATGAACATCCGCTGGAAGCCGGGACCGTCGGGCAGAGCGCGCACACCGGGGGCGGTCAGATCCAACCCATCTCCGACGCCCCACACCACGTACCCTCCGTCGCGCCAGAGGTCCTGCTGGATGCCGGCCAGTCGGGCGTTGCGCTCGGTCGGGTCCAGGATGCCCATGGCGGCATTGAACTCGGCGTCGAACGACGCGTTGCGCCAGGCGGTCTCGTTGGTCGGCGATGCGGCAAGCAGGCCGACGCGTACCAGGTCGGGGAAGGAAATGCCGCCGTAGTATCCGACGTAGAAGTCCTTCTTGGCGTAGATGGCGGTCCAGTAGGTGTCCGCCGGCTCCACCTTCACGTCGACCTGTACGCCGACGTCGGCGAGTTGCCGGGCCCACAGGGTGGCCGCGGTGTCCATGCCGGGGTACGACGTCGTGGTGTGCAGGGTCAACGCCAGCCCGTCCGCGTGCCCGGCCTGCTCGAGCAGTTCCCTGGCCCGGTCAAGGTCCTGGGTGCGCTGCGTCAGACC comes from Salinispora tropica CNB-440 and encodes:
- a CDS encoding NAD(P)/FAD-dependent oxidoreductase yields the protein MYDVIVVGGGPAGLNAALVSGRQRRRVLVVDSGSPRNAPASEMHMFLSRDGFSPAELRKVGREELSAYPSVELRMGQVDSVMRTEHGFTVALAGGDTHRTRKLVLATGQVDLTDTVDGLAARFGRGVFHCPFCHGYETQGMTLAVLGHELPQVMQALYVADRFSEDVIVCTNGHPVPESAVSRLAAAGIPVREEPVTRIEGEEGDMRLVFADGTVLDRQAIYHRAPTRQHSTLAEQLGCELLPDGCVRVDEFQRTSVPGVYAAGDTARLAALPDALTFVITGAADGARAAVWLDQELFREDAGLTG
- a CDS encoding condensation domain-containing protein codes for the protein MTNPSGTTLPTTLVDAVRGVWADVLDVDVTAVPADASFLSLGGDSVLTVRMAALVRQRLGVALALVDVRVEHSAARLAALIQERSTATGGVRALPLDLRHRDDPEAPFPLLPLQQGYFVGQQDGWELSYRSAHHYVDIGLEDIEVDEIAEALQDALERLAEHQSVLRARILPDGRQRILPLDDPDAMPVLRVTDLSAAGTDEIVGRLAAIRHEMSTDGPDPTQGCGLDMRLTLLPGAKARLHSSTSLMIVDGWSSGVFYRDLFALVADQNAMLTPLDVDFGDYAVTLNGLSETESWRADRDWWWDRLDDLPLPPALPLVADPADVRPALMGARQAVLDADRWAALREHCGRHGVTPSAAMFAVFSTALARACGHRRFLLNTLQLNRLPLHPDVPRLVGAFSSTMLVPVELPETATFSDLAVRAQRDIGEAMAHNLVTGVEVSRELGRRRDTRRPVAPVVFQSTLGVDAALGSEVPRAAGPLGSIDLSSHYQQLRTPQVALEVRLFELRDELVVVFSLVEELFEAADVDRLFEEVMAMIESLVDADRWSARVDLPNSLDAPEQGPSLARLSVPTAPSGTVDAPGPPRDGLERTIADHWAAMLGCGVPDRAANFFGLGGDSLLAVRMLGALAREKVGRVTPRRFLDRPTVAGLASAVREPAEAAGHGGGHGS
- a CDS encoding class I SAM-dependent methyltransferase, which gives rise to MNGPPIDALTDLPGVGAWQWVPGPERPTLLVAPATSHPAGLTNPGVEQAFVDPASAAGDAAVAGADLSSLSQLSRLLDEVALLAMARVLHRARLFPDGTGHDTGQVLDVLRVAPRHAWIVRRWLSTLVAEERLRYDPGTGRYHDLVAPDRVGYARARRKLDEARRGFGYPPSMTRFFVATAERLPALLRDEAGVQELLFPDGSTDTAEGNYRDNLPSRWANHAAAAIVAGGTRSPGGPLRILEVGAGIGATTRPVLDALAGTELDYLFTDVSRFFLTSARTLLGDRPGLRFGLFDINLPPTGPQITPGSRDVILAANVLHNARHVGRALAALRELLAPDGLLVLVESCREHYQALTSMYLLMSPSAGEQRWFTDMRSGQDRVFLSAAEWVDQLDAAGFDPLPVLPGDNHPLADAGQRVIAGRVRSGIPRPDPVLVEATLAARLPPGDRPERIHAVDRVMSAPTTVPMGEPR
- a CDS encoding class I SAM-dependent methyltransferase; the protein is MTVDSMVALVAAHPWVAEARLTPGGAITVRPEPAATLAGPEPGPLLREHLDHWSEVYDWVYQEAVGRHSDDLDLSGWRASDTGQPLPIEHMREWLACTVGLVLAQRPRRVLEIGCGTGLLAHRLHPHLHGYVGTDVAQTAVQRLGDADLPRTAFVQAAAHETGTARVRAAMDGALGRAVAPDCVLLNSVTQCFPGLGYLAEVLRQALAVVADGGTVIVGDIRHSDLLTAHFTWLEQARDPGLGGTDLRNRVRAAIVADEELSFSPRAVAAVLAAGDRPVRVSLHARTMEQDTELTRYRYDLVLHVGAGSSKVSAPVRTIPWSEQLGAALAGTLRAASADEPIVVSGIPNALLNDVPTAVTPHALRHAVRELDAAVLLDPEDPRLLAVAAPAAGGLLTVEDLVGSGSQIGPEAHEPLAGFVRRRLPEVLRDHLRRQAPGTRPPRIVVADDSDDRGTR
- a CDS encoding ABC transporter ATP-binding protein gives rise to the protein MRQRVEHPTESATADAEPLVVTRLSVRRVGDGQLVLPATDLQIGAGEVVAVVGASGAGKSSLLHALMGSLPTGLRREGTVRWRGRPIPEGRAARRWRRVHCGYVGQDPILALNPLWSVARLVGEQLSGSRRDRARRVREVCDLLGLPAELANRRGGELSGGQAQRVALARALAAEPDVLLLDEPTSALDGATRGMIVEAVRARQDGGTLLVTHDPFLVSAADRVVDLTLPCTVTSPPALGPAAAPPAPGHRAMPLLTVQGLRVTRPDGALLVDDVHLDLAHGSWTAVLGPSGSGKSSLLYAIVGRRPGQHGRLLLRGHPLSADVRQRDREQRRTVQLVGQHPAGELNPAHRVGAAVARPLAVLHGLDRRDRAREALRLLGSVGLSAEIARRRPHALSGGQRQRVALARALAARPEVLLLDEPTSALDRASGAVVLDLLDRLRADGLAILTITHDPTVAARADRVLHVHHRRLVEGRTDGPLPHTDNRTEESGAR
- a CDS encoding ABC transporter permease — translated: MTQIRWSAAAPVAALVVFTLALLGRYLAPNDPEQPVAVPWSTPTTGLPLGADALGRDVLSRVLAGGANLIGVALIAAATALLIGVALGLVAGWWPIRAGRAVQWLGDLLLAVPALILALVLAVALPGATAVVVASVLSGTPLTARVVAAQCATVRDSGYLHAAVERGEHGLVILVRELLPALRGLVAADAGLRLITALQLATTLAVLGFGPQPPDPDWALMLSENLPGVALNPAALLAPAVPLALCALLCAAMARIATREPEGMA
- a CDS encoding ABC transporter permease, translating into MTARRLTRTVLLVLAATVVVFAATEALPGDAASIREAGRASPEQVAQARGQLGLDQPVVMRYLRWLGGLLQGDLGTSLSSGRPVSDLLGQRLPATASLVAVALGTTMLLTAAGLIVTQLRRGRGGMLAAGLAAVPQAVYAAALGALLSATLGWLPAVSLLPPGGSPWQDPQTLVLPALTLALPSAAYACTLLRGVLTDTLRRPHVIDAYRRGLPSVLVLPRHVLPFLVVPALQVLALTAGWLAAGTALVETVYGYPGLGGLLVSAVAVRDVPVVQGAALVPVVTVLLGMLLADLAAVAVHRTGRPTAGRPAQPAERTS